In a genomic window of Longimicrobiaceae bacterium:
- a CDS encoding polysaccharide biosynthesis C-terminal domain-containing protein has translation MSLAKKSFALLRQDAFLFVANLATGVIVARQLGPTSYGLWAILQLIPTYAEAFVRLKVDAAGVYLIGSGRYGVGPVRTMLNRIALGSGLGVVALVAAALGPLSDWLFGAAAGDVRPAILVVALQVPFQFLLLNYTKLLLLREDVRAYNQAVLLRTLSFAVLSVTLLFGARLGLLGVVFAGTASTALACLFAMRALGAGPAGGERSAPGLGRALVEQALPLYGAGIVGHLHTYSSSTVVALYLSPANVGFLAMAQNLGRLLERITEALNLLLFPRIAGMEEGASLAELVVRAYRVMLVATLVAGTGMAVAVRPLVELVYGRDFLPAVVPLWIILPGVVAFSASTVFTQYLVGIGKAGLALRISIVPLVVQVALALLLVPRFGLAGAACALSVASVLVAVLQLAVFVHVARPHVRASDLLVRAEDVRTVLHFAFGQLAGIRGRVRSRRGAAAPPLGPDLDR, from the coding sequence ATGAGCCTCGCGAAGAAGTCCTTCGCCCTGCTCCGGCAGGACGCCTTCCTCTTCGTCGCCAACCTGGCGACGGGGGTGATCGTCGCGCGCCAGCTGGGGCCCACCAGCTACGGCCTGTGGGCGATCCTGCAGCTGATCCCCACCTACGCCGAGGCCTTCGTGCGGCTGAAGGTGGACGCGGCGGGGGTGTACCTGATCGGCTCGGGGCGGTACGGCGTCGGGCCGGTGCGGACGATGCTGAACCGGATCGCGCTGGGCTCCGGCTTGGGCGTGGTCGCGCTGGTCGCTGCGGCGCTGGGGCCGCTCTCGGACTGGCTCTTCGGGGCGGCCGCGGGGGACGTGCGCCCCGCGATCCTGGTGGTGGCGCTCCAGGTGCCGTTTCAGTTCCTGTTGCTGAACTACACCAAGCTCCTCCTCCTCCGCGAGGACGTGCGGGCGTACAACCAGGCGGTGCTGCTGCGGACGCTCTCCTTCGCCGTGCTCAGCGTGACCCTCCTCTTCGGCGCGCGGCTCGGGCTGCTCGGGGTGGTGTTCGCCGGGACGGCATCCACCGCGCTCGCCTGCCTCTTCGCCATGCGGGCGCTGGGAGCGGGCCCGGCGGGCGGGGAGCGCTCCGCGCCGGGGCTGGGGAGGGCGCTGGTGGAGCAGGCGCTTCCGCTCTACGGCGCGGGCATCGTGGGCCACCTGCACACGTACTCCTCCAGCACGGTGGTGGCGCTGTACCTCTCGCCGGCGAACGTCGGCTTCCTGGCGATGGCGCAGAACCTGGGACGGCTTCTGGAGCGGATCACGGAGGCGCTGAACCTTCTCCTCTTCCCTCGCATCGCAGGGATGGAGGAGGGCGCGAGCCTGGCCGAGCTGGTCGTGCGGGCGTACCGGGTGATGCTGGTGGCGACGCTCGTGGCCGGGACAGGAATGGCCGTGGCGGTGCGCCCGCTCGTGGAGCTGGTGTACGGCCGCGACTTCCTCCCGGCGGTCGTCCCACTCTGGATCATCCTCCCCGGGGTGGTGGCGTTCAGCGCCTCAACGGTGTTCACGCAGTACCTGGTCGGAATCGGCAAGGCCGGGCTGGCGCTGCGGATCTCGATCGTCCCACTGGTGGTGCAGGTGGCCCTCGCCCTCCTCCTCGTCCCGAGGTTCGGGCTGGCCGGCGCCGCCTGCGCGCTCTCGGTGGCGTCCGTGCTGGTCGCCGTGCTGCAGCTGGCCGTCTTCGTGCACGTGGCCCGTCCGCACGTGCGCGCGTCCGACCTGCTGGTGCGCGCCGAGGACGTGCGGACCGTCCTGCACTTCGCCTTCGGGCAGCTTGCCGGGATCCGCGGCCGCGTGCGCTCGCGGCGGGGCGCGGCGGCTCCCCCGCTCGGACCGGACCTCGACCGCTAG
- a CDS encoding class I SAM-dependent methyltransferase has protein sequence MMRFLRDYVIPPGILHLAYRFQDAREAARYSSTTDDYDAARYWQSHYRSSGAERLFSSANQGLDDEENRRQYESARRIFESMVADFRLPEEPRVLEIGFGTGYYTEIVHRLGFRDYLGVDITDETVPGILRRLEGFGGKLVRRDAGQERIERPGCDLAYMIDVSQRIVNDDKLVFCLRENVVPNLKPGGFFIVTDELSRRSKLFFEKTRTLEFYRDAMAGCELFHEPMAFRDKYVFSFRRAGG, from the coding sequence ATGATGCGATTCCTGCGGGACTACGTGATTCCCCCCGGCATCCTCCACCTCGCGTACCGCTTCCAGGACGCCCGGGAGGCGGCGCGCTACTCCAGCACTACCGACGACTACGACGCGGCGCGCTACTGGCAGTCGCACTACCGCTCGTCCGGCGCGGAGCGACTGTTCAGCTCCGCCAACCAGGGGCTGGACGACGAGGAGAACCGCCGGCAGTACGAGAGCGCTCGGCGGATCTTCGAGAGCATGGTCGCGGACTTCCGGCTCCCGGAGGAGCCCAGGGTGCTGGAAATCGGGTTCGGCACCGGGTACTACACGGAGATCGTCCACCGGCTGGGGTTCCGCGACTACCTGGGCGTGGACATCACCGACGAGACCGTGCCGGGGATCCTGCGGCGGCTGGAGGGCTTCGGCGGGAAGCTGGTCCGGCGCGACGCCGGGCAGGAGCGGATCGAGCGGCCGGGGTGCGACCTGGCCTACATGATCGACGTCTCCCAGCGCATCGTGAACGACGACAAGCTCGTCTTCTGCCTGCGGGAGAACGTCGTCCCCAACCTGAAGCCCGGGGGCTTCTTCATCGTCACCGACGAGCTTTCCCGGCGCTCCAAGCTCTTCTTCGAGAAGACGCGCACGCTGGAGTTCTACCGGGACGCCATGGCGGGGTGTGAGCTGTTCCACGAGCCCATGGCGTTCCGCGACAAGTACGTGTTCTCATTTCGCCGGGCGGGCGGGTGA
- a CDS encoding GNAT family N-acetyltransferase: MIETPRLRIEPFTDEHLTERYVGWLNDPEVVRYSDQRQRAHTLESCRAYMESFRGTPHHFWAIVARDPALGHIGNVNAYVAEEHRVADVGILVGERGAWGAGFGTEAWIAVCDHLLRAGGMRKVTAGTLEVNRPMLVVMQRAGMVPDGRRVRQSLFEGREVDVVHAALFADEWKPVEPGAWPRARPDAI, from the coding sequence ATGATCGAGACCCCCCGGCTCCGGATCGAGCCCTTCACGGACGAGCACCTGACGGAGCGCTACGTGGGCTGGCTGAACGACCCGGAGGTGGTGCGGTACAGTGATCAGCGGCAGCGCGCGCACACCCTGGAATCGTGCCGGGCGTACATGGAGTCGTTCCGCGGGACGCCGCACCACTTCTGGGCCATCGTGGCGCGCGACCCCGCGCTCGGCCACATCGGCAACGTGAACGCGTACGTCGCCGAGGAGCACCGGGTGGCGGACGTGGGGATCCTGGTGGGGGAGCGGGGCGCCTGGGGGGCGGGGTTCGGGACGGAGGCGTGGATCGCCGTCTGCGACCACCTCCTACGCGCCGGGGGGATGCGCAAGGTCACCGCTGGCACCCTGGAGGTGAACCGCCCCATGCTGGTGGTCATGCAGCGCGCCGGGATGGTGCCCGACGGACGCCGCGTGCGGCAGAGCCTGTTCGAGGGGCGTGAGGTGGACGTGGTCCACGCCGCCCTTTTCGCGGATGAATGGAAGCCGGTGGAGCCCGGGGCGTGGCCCCGCGCCCGGCCCGATGCGATATAG